CAAGAAATCacagtattttattatataatgtcTAGAATGAACCAAAGTCTTGGTAACCTTGTCTATTTGAACAGCAGCAAAGGAAGAATAAGAGGCCCCACAGACAAAACGGATGCAGGCAACTCAAGCCCCAGTGAACAGTGATGTCAGTCACTGACACATCCTTACTTATTCACATCCCATCCAACAGGCTTGGAAGACATTACATCTGACAGcgacagaaagaagaaaatcattatGGGAAGAGCTGGAAACATAAGAAGGACACAACAATCCAGGATCATATATTATAGAAACAGCTTCACAAGTCTCAACAAATTGAATGCATCTCTACAACAAtgaggttctctctctcttttttgatatttatttagttataggtgtacacagtatctttattttattttcatgtggtgctgaggatcgaacccagtgcctcttgcatgctaggggggagtgctttacctctgagccccagccccagcccctgaggttCTCTTTTAAACCAGCTGATAAATGTAGACAAAGTTCCGGTCCTCTGTCTGCATACCTGCTTCGGACACTTCTTAGTTCCTTTGAGGCTCACTTCTGTCCTGAATTATTAGTGGCTCAGGTATGCTAATAGTCACTGTTGGAAATCCAGCCTCCTGGGGAAGACAGTGTGTCTTGTCCTGTCAGGGACAATGATGATACAATATATTTTCCCTCTTGATTGTTCTGGCTGTCCCAGTAGCTGGCTctattctcccttcctccttgggTGGAAACTTTCTAGTAATTCTGGCAGCAGCTCCTGTGTGGGGCAGGAGGACTCTGACCAGCACGCCCAGTCTCCAGTGATAGCAATCTGATGTGAGCTGGCAGGTGCACTGGCTTCTCTCTGGATTCTCCATCCTCTTGGCTCTAGCTTCCTCCTCCTGCAGCAAGTGCAATTGGAACTGAAGGCAGAGAGCAGGAGAGTGGGGCTGGAAAGGCTTGCTGCCTGTCTAGAGGAGTGTCCTTCTGGCCATAGCAACTATTTTGCAGCCTCTGGGGCCACTGCTTACTGAGAGCTAAGTCCTCTCATGGGATACTTGAGTTCTTGAGACTCTTGAGGTCCTcatggaggcagaggcagaagagaCTGGTGTCCTGGTTGTCAGTCAAGGTAAAGCAAGCATAAGTCTCAACACAGAAGGAAGCAGTCTGGAGAAAAATGGAGGCCCTTAGGAGGTTGACTTGGATGAGTGAATCTCACAGTTGGCATTTGAGCGTCAGAGGGGGGTTTACTGGGGTCCTCAGGAGGAGACCCACAACTGCGTGTGCAGACTCAGATCTCCTCCTAAGACCAGCCAAGAGGGGTCCTCCACTGCCCAAAGCATAGAACCCAGCTCTCCACTGCCAAGAGCCAGGCCTGTGTGGTGCAACCAGGCCAGCTTGCTGCCCTGACTTGGTGGCATAAATCTTGTTGGAGTTGTGAGTTCCAACATTAGGTCCCTAATCAAGATTCTCtgattggaaaaaatattttctttgataaaagCCATGGTTGAGAGGTGTTAGTTCACATCAATCACTATAAAACTTTTACAACTTACATATCACACTTTTGTTGACAATAAGCAATTGTGCCCACAGAAAAGGTGAATGGGCATTCAGTTTGTGTAAACACCCATCAGGCCATCAAAGACTAAAAAGCACTTGAACCTCTTTTGGTGCACAGGAAGTTTACAAAACAGCACTCTTGTGCCTGGTTGGTAGAAATGTGCAGTGTTGTGACTTCTTTGGAATGacatctattaaaattaaaactgcccTCTCTGGAATTCTACTTCTTGGAACAttcccatagaaatagaaatgccAGTGCACAAGGATGTATATACATGggtatttttagaataatttattcAAAGAGTAAGAGTAACTGGAGTAATAACAGATACAGTGTGGTATATCCAAATAATGTCATGGGATATTGGGAAGTCATTATAAAGAATTAAAGCTATACCAGATACTCAGAAGGATCTCTGAGCTCACAAAGAgtgagcaagaaaataaaattcaatggaAATGTAGCAATAAAAGCCCATTAAAAAACAGTGACACAAtatctattgtatatttatatgtttgtatgtGAATATACACCTGCTGATGATTTGATTATGGAAGGTCACCAGGTTGCTTCCATAGTCTGTTGGGAATTTGAAGCCTTATCTAGGAAAGAGAAGCAAGAGGGTGCCGCAGttcggctgcagcaaactaacgggggggggggggtgacgaacaacttgtgtagattgatacagcaggaatgggagccgtttattgtaggacaggaggggtatatatacattccacacagcttatcttaattagcataaactagatacatcagtcaaccaataagaaatctctacacttaatggctcgctggcgttacttcacaaaccactccctctggcattttgccaggcgccatccagacttgtttacagactctaacaagagGGAAAGAAAGCATGTCCATGATTGCAAAACTATTAGGGTACGTGTTGTCCCACCTGTTGTGTAAAGTGTGTGTTCATGAATAAGATGCATGAAAGAATGTGGGGTGTGTTATCCTAGAACTGTGGCTGGGGGACAAGATTCCAGGTATTCTTTTTCAGTGTATTTCTACATCGTCTACCATGATTTGAAAAGAACCtccattatttttaagtttgcgaaaacatattttatgtttttaaagtattcatcttataaaaataaaatgaaaacacgTGAAAAAGAAAAGCGGGGTTATCTTAGCTACTCAAGATGTAGGGttaatttagttttgttttctgggGTCCACCCCAGCCTCGCACAGGCTAAGCatgcattttatcactgagctacttctccagGTCAAGTTGTTGTTCTTTCAAGGCAACATGTTGTCAGGGATAAAGTCTTCTATGCATCACAATTTTCACCAGAAGTATGTGAGGGTATGCAGACCAGATGGGATTTCAATTGAGCCTGAGTCCTAGGGTGATGTGGTTGGTAGATAAGGAAGGTGGCATGTGTTGTCACCTGTGACAGTTCCCACAATGTCCTCTGAGAGTCCCCACTCTCCAGGTGATGGTCTGTGACCATCTTTCCTGAAGTCTTCTGAGAACAGTGATTGAAAGGCTGTGGGACATCAAAGTCTGTCTCTGTGTGGGCACCTGTGGGCTCACTGTGGGAGTCACTGCAGGCCAGGGCAGCACTGTGGGGCAAGGCGTGAGTGCCCGGAGGGTCCTCCCAGGCTTGACAGGAGAGCAGTTGCTACGACAGCTGGACTTCAGTCCCTCACCAGAGCTGCCCCTCTGAACTGCTCCCAGATTTAGGGCCATGGCACCTTGGAGGTGGCTGAAGCCTGCTGTTTTCAGGTGTCTGGGAAGGATTGATGTGGCATGGGGCTGTGTGGGGCAGGGCGGGGGATCTTCAATGCATTTCATGGTGAAGGGGAAAATAATTTCCAGTGTTTCAGAAGAAAGGCCACCTGTCTGGCCATTCCAGTGGTGAGGGTTTGCTAAGTTGAATTGGACTACTTTTACATTTAAGAGCAAAACaccatgtcattttaaaattgttaaaataaaactctttttagAACACTATGACTGTGATGATCATATGATGATGTCAACAATAATAAGTTGAAAGGCATCTTCCAAGACCAGTTGTGATTTTAGAACTTCAGATTTTATTATTGCTAATTTTGTTTAGAGACCATATTATTATATCAAAGTTTACCATAAGCCTCAGAATTCTCACTGAAGATGATTACAAAATCCTAAAGTTAAGGCCTCTAattatatagataaatataaatattaataaaacaatgaaaatgaaaaatggtaaaatctggtagacaagaagaaaaaagactaaGTTCTATTAAAGAATTTCCTGAATTCACTCAGATTTTTCTATTTACATATGGCTACATCAGAAGGAAAAGGAATACAAGTGCATAAATCATTTGTAACAACAATAATGTAAGTGGACCCACAAGAGCTGGGGAAAGGGGGATTCTCTGGGGAGGTGTCATGGAACAAGAGGCCTTCGGGTTTCAGGCAGGGGAGGTTGAGGAGGAGCTTGGGGAGTGACGGGTGACAGGGAGTGGACGCAGAGGGGACAGTTTACATTAGAAGCACTAGTGCTTCCTTTGTGACCCAGTGCATTAAAGCCAAAAAAGGAGCCAGAGCCCTTACTTGTCTCTGGGCCGTCACTGCCAGAATCCAGGAAGTTTCTCCCCAACTGGTCAGTAGTGGTCAGGGAGGCTGTGTTCTGCTGAAGCCACCACTGTGGGACTGAgagcagccccacccccaggaatAGATTCCTCAGGATCCTGacgcccttcctccctccctccctgtcacAAAGTCATTTCCTCAGGATGTGAGGTGAAGGTGGCTCCTCTGAAAGTTGAGGCTAGAACACTCTTGAGAGCAGCTGCAGCCCCTCCCCAGGCACTTCCTCAGGGCGCCCACcacctccttgttcctcaggctgtagatgagggGGTTGAGCGTGGGAGTCACTATGGTGCCCAGCACAGCTCCTATCTGGTCTTGCTCCGGCGTGTGGGCAGAGCTGGGTGTCATGTAGATGAAGATGGCCTGGCCAAAGTAGAGACTCACCACTGTcaggtgggaggagcaggtggccaGGGCTTTGTTCCTGCCCTTCCGAGAGTTCATCCTGAGGACGGTGAGGAAGATGACAGTGTAGGAGGCCAGGATGAGAAGAAATGGGACCAGCAGAAACACAATGGTTGACACAAATTTCACCATCTCATAGACGGACGTGTCCACACAAGACATCCTCAGAATGGCGGGCATCTCACAAAAGTAATGGTCGATCTCCCTGGAGCCACAGATGGGGAAGTGCATGGGGTAGACGGTGTGCACAAGCGCTGCAAGAGCTCCTCCAGCCCAGGCCGAGACAGCCATCTGCAAACAGACCTTGGGGCTCATGAGGACTGTGTACCTCAGGGGGTTACAGACAGCCacgtagcggtcataggccatgagGGTCAGCAGGATGCACTCAGCAAGGCCCAGGGTGAGGAAGGCAAACATCTGGGCAGCACAGGCCAGGAAGGAAATGCTCCTCTTCCCTGAGAAATGGTTGGCTAGCATCTTGGGCACCGTGCTGGAGATGTAAGCTAGGTCAATGACAGACAGCTGGCTGAGTAGGAAGTACATGGGGGCTTGCAGACGGGGGTCCAGCCAGATGAGGAGGAGCAGCGTGGAGTTTCCAGCAAAGGCCATGGTGTATAAGAGGAGAATGATAAGGACCAGGAGGCTGGGATGCCCGAACCTGGGGAAGAGCCCAAGCAGCACGAAATCCGTCGAGGTTTCGTTCTCCTCCATGTTTTCATTCAAGTGTTCAAATTTGGATTGAAAATCTACAGGGGCAAAATAATACCACAGGGCTTGTGGTGTTTTGTTGACATAATCGTTGTCTCTTGGTCAGCACCTCTTCTTCATTTGCTGCTCACCAGGACTTTAAAACTCTGCATCCCAATAAAGAGACATTTAAATAATTCCATCAAACAACGCCATTACCTGGAAATTAGCAAAGTCATGTCCTGTAGTTACTTTGACTTGGATATATGACAACGTTAGTCCCTTTGTCTGATAACAATCTCCCAGCCCATCATTCTTCCCTGTATTTTGAAGTCTCTATGTCTTTCGGGCTCTTGGCCTTCTCTCCTGGTGGGGGTTCTGTTTCTAAGCGTCCTGTGTATCCACCTCGACCCAGAGgccttccctgtggccctttaTTACACAACAATACTCAAAAATTTCAGTTGTCAACCAAATTAACTAGGGCTGTTTATTCTGCTTTGCTTGTGATGATCCATAATTTGTATTACATTCaggtttttccattttattctaagtaaaaataattttaaactgtatctttgtattaaataaaataatctcctATTTAAGCGAGTGGTCTTTTATTGCTGGGTCTGTAGTTCTTCAATTACTGTTCATTGGCCATAGAGTaacataaaatttcttaaaatattttaaggtgtCATATAAAGTcccataaataatttttaagatccCATGTTTGCAAGGGTACTGTCTAAAGGCCAGTAGATAACACCTTACTCTTTCCCCTTAGGACAAGTGAAGACTTATACCCTCATCTGATAACAAATATCAGATGGTGCTCGATTATCACATGTAAAATGTAACATGGAGTCTTTGATTAGCATGCAAGGGGTATTAGCTGTGGCAGACAGACAAATATTCCATTCCAAATCCATAAGTTGATTTCCTTTGTGTACCCTAATGACTCATGTTCAATATCTTTTGCTTTTGTCAAGCAACTAGaaattttactttcattatttATCATATACTCATATACTTTGGAGACTTACATTTTTTCAACATGGGAGATTAatcctagggcctcacacatgctgggcaaagtCCCTATCACTGCATTATATGCTGaggcttttaattttattttgagacagggtctcactaagctgctgaggctgaccttgaacttgtgatcctcttgcctcagtctcactaatagctgggattataggtgtgcaccaccaggcctgtcTTCCCATCTCATATTCTTAAGGCTTCCTTTATTTGAGATAATGAAAATAACGCATTGTACAGTGTTAACAGCCAGTGGAAAGAGCCGCCTTTATAGGGTAGAGTCATGATAAGCCTTTCTCAGCACCTCACATCTGGAGAATTTTGTTTCCTCGAGGTACTAGACCCAGgtgccttgtgatttttttttgttttaatatccttgttttatttatttattttatgtgttgctgaggatagaacccagtgtctcacgtaTGTGTGACAAGtgttccaccactaagctacaactccagccccacatgtgatattttatatgatgaaaatattatgaGGTTTTATGGGACTACGTGGTAAAGGTGCTTTCATTAGGAATGTCTTGGTTCTTCAATAAACTTGTAAGCTGAAAAATCAACGTATAGCTCAGGGATTTGGattttttatgttctatttgaTCTAAAAGGCTGCTCTCTCCTCTTCAAAATCATAATAAATCAATAGTCATTGATAAAGCCCTCATGCACCTACTTTAGAACATGAAGTTAAAAGCAGTACTGAACTACACAGCTAGTCGGAGACTGTCTTGACTAAAGGACAAGCAAGGAACTGGGAGTTCTGTCGAATGGTGAACGCTTCTGTCCTCAGCCTGGGAAGATGCAGGGCAGCCTGGGAGGCGGCAGGGAGCTGTGCAGCTGGCCCCGGCCAGGCACTGGCTGATGCACTACCAGGACCCAGAACCCCTCTGCATCAGGACCCGGATCTACCCCTGTCACACTGATCCTTACCATAGGAGTTGGGTTCCTGCTTCCTCGCTCTTCCACGGGCTGAGCAAATACATTTCACAGGTCATAACTCAGTGAGAGACATCCTTCCATTTCACTGGTTCAAACTTACCTGCTCTTGCTTTTCAGCATTTTCTGCTCCTATAGTTATATGCAGTTCTTACACTCCTCTGTTTTTACGTACTGTTTCCCTGTCCAGTATTAGCAAATTTTCTGCTCAGTAAGACATGGTAAGAGCTCTAGACAACCAGAGTTAACCTACTGCACAGAAAGCAGTTGTTTATTAATAGTGAGTTAGCGTGCTCCCTCTGGTTGCTGCTGCCCAGTGAGCTTCAGGTAAACAGGCTCATCTTGGGTCCCATGGCTCCTTGGCATTAACTTAGTCTTGTCTTGAGGAATCTGACTTCTGACATCTCATCTCAAAGGACTAACTGCATTTCTGTTGCACACCTGGCTGAGGTCTGAGAATAGCATGTGATGGCTCAGTAGCATTTTCTGGACCCGATTTAGTCCACCCACAGCTTCTGGGTGCTGCAAAACCTGGGAACATTTGAGCGCTGTCTCATGGGAGTCTGTCCCCAGACTTTAATTAATGACAGCCCAGAATAAATGTTGGGCTCTTAGAAACTCCTTATGAAGCATAATGCTGTTCATTGTTCTGTAGTTTGATTGCAAAATAACACAGTTGACTTTTTACTGCCCCTATGGAAATGGAAGCATTAAAGAAATtccagctgggcacggtggcacacacctgtaatcccagtggctcaggagactgagacaggaggatcatggggttcaaagccagactcagcaacggtgaggtgctcaacaactcagtgagaccctgtctctaaataaagtacaaaatagggttggggatgtggctcagcggtcgcgtgtacctgagttcaatccccggtatgggggtgggggaagaaattCCATATTGCAAATGTGATAACTAACTGCTTGGGCAAGTTTTAAAGAATGgagagaaaatgtaattttttttaaaaaaagattctccaAACAAACACAATCCTTGAAGCCCAATCCAGGGTGAGAAAGCCAGCAAGTGTCACAAGGCAATCCACTGCACCCATTCCAATGTCACCTGTGCTGGAGGGTTAGTTCATCTCACACCACTTCACTGAAGAGAGGGCGAGCTAAACTGAACTGGTGGTGTCAAGTGTGACTTGCTCAGCTATAGAATTAGCAAGAAATCTCATCTAAAGAAAAGCATTCAACAAGTCAAATCATTTTATCTTCTAGTAATAACTCTTTAGATCATTAAGTGGGACTGAGTGAGATGGGAGCTCTTGGGAGGGGAAAGGTTTCTCAGAAGACCATTTTGCTCACAAGGCAGGACATAGAGGGATCAGGAAAGCTGTGTGAGAGCAGACCAGAGACCATGGGGCACTCCCTAAGGGCACTAGGGTCACCCTCAGCCTAGGCTAACTCCCCACCCGGTGGGGACAGATGAATTTCCTCTCAGGTGCTTTATGGAGGAGGCCATCACTCCCTGTAGATAAGAGACTGTCCTGGGACTCTCTCAGCTTCTTTTGTGATGGTTATGGGTTGCTGTTTCCCTCTGTTGCCATTTGGGGTGAAGGGTGGATCAGAAATCTAAGGTGGGTGTCCTCGGCTCCATATCCAGTTGGATCATTTCCCAAGGTTTCCAGATTTCCCTGAGAAACTATAAGAGACAGAATTATCAGGTGACTTCATATCCTTTAAAAAGTATTCCAGGATGAAAACACATACCTTGTCACAAGATATTTTTGCATGTCATGTTTGAAAAAGATACACTCCCCTCCACCCCTCCTAGGAAGGAGGGCTTTATTCTGCAATATGGAAGAAACATTCGTTGCTCACTTGCCCCAGTAGATCCACCTTTTTTTGATATACAAGTTGGCTCTTATTATATATTGTGTTTGTGTTCAATAGTGTCATTGAGCACACTGAATTAGTGAATAATGAGTCATCGCCCCAAGGCAAACACAGGGCTAAGTGCCTGGGCGCCTCTGATCACATCATCTTCATGTGTTTCCTGTGTTTCTCTTTAAGGACTTACTACCCTTGAGACTCTCATGAAGGTGTAACGTGGTGACCTCACTGCATCAGTTAGCACTGAACTTGAACTCAGCACCTGGCCGAGAGAGGCTGAGCTAGCTCCACTCGCTCTGTAAGCCTCACACAACTTTCTTGATTCCAGTCACATTAACCACTTTGAGCAGCAAACTTGTCCCCTAGAAAAGCACAGAAACATGAAAAGCATCTCACAAAAGTGCCACAGGAAAATGCTTCTTTACAGAGCCGGTTGGGAAGGCAGAGCACAATTTCCTATGTAACTGGGAACACGATCATCTGGTGCAAGTTTCTCCAGTGCTGTGCACGTTCATGGGAAGCTGTAGAAATGTCATGATCTTGAGATGACGAATTCTGGTGAGCAGGCAAGTCACAAGCAAGGAACTGTCAGATAGAGAGGATGGAGCAAGTGTAGCTGATCATTCATTGCAGCTCTCCTTTTTCATTAAGACATTTTCTTAAACACAAAAATCATGTACAAATCATGTACAAATAGTGCTGTCTTTTAAAACGATTTTCTTCATACACCCAAAATTGaattataatctattttaaattcGGGAAGCATGTATCTTAACTTTACTTAggtattttaatttaacttttctaTTATTCCCATTGATGGACACATCCAAGTCAGGAAATCCACTAGGCAGTAGTTAAGGAAACATGAGAGGGCCGGCTGAGGGCAGGAAAGGACCGTTCCATTCAGGAACTGAGCAGGTCAGAGATTCcttgcagagggagggagggagaggaccTCTATTTGGGCATTTTTGAATATGAAATCAACCCTATTATTTTAGTAAGTAGAATTTTACTTGTGTGAAATTAtaccacttttaattttttaatacttttttggttttttgtatgTTTGCCCATAGTTTAagttgtatactttttttttctattaattttgtgTGTACTATAAAGTAGCATGCTTGTGgatgtttcttaattttatttatttatttattttagttgttgaagaactttatttttatgtattcatatgcggtgctcagaattgaacccagggcctcacacattctaggtgagtgctctagcactgagccacaaccccagccctgtttcttaATTATAAGAATGTATGTATTGATGAATTATGGTTATATTCATTCTcctgtatttcctctttccctccctcccttctccaatCCCCATCCTCTATggtactggtctcccttctatttccatctccctctctttttctctttaatttccacatatgaagAGAAAATACACAAACCCTGACTGTCGGAGTCTGGCTGGTTCCCTTAGCAGGATGTTGTCCTGTTTCATCTATTTCCTTATAGCTGAGTAGAACCCCATGTGTATACagaccccattttctttatctgtttatctgTTGGCAGGCATCtgagctggttccataacttattgtgaattgtgttgctatgaacagGAGTATGCATATATTGTTGTAGCatgccaacttaaattttttagaataaataccaaggagtggtatagctgggtcatatcattgcttttgaggaaactccatgctTATTTGATAGTGGTTGTACTAAATTACAATCCTATTAGCAGTGTGTAAGTGCTcctttcctcccacatcctcaccagcattgattattgtttgtattcttgatgactgccattctaactgaaaggagatgaaatatcaatgtagttttgatttgcatttctctgactgctagaaatgttgactatttctttatttgtttgtttttttttagagagagagagagaggagagagagagaaagagagagagagaatttttttaatatttattttttagtttcctgcggatacaacatctttgtttgtatgtggtgctgaggatcgaaccctggccgcacgcatgccaggcaagagcactaccgcttgagccacatccccagcccttgactatttctttatgtatttgctcgacatttgtatttcttctttttagaagtgtctgtttagttattttgcccatttattgattgggttattcgtatTTTGGTTGTTaaattgtttgagttctttatatatttggatattAGTCCCCTATATGTACTTGGCAAATATTTCTTCCCCTCCGTAggttctctcttttctcttgtttcctttgcagtgcGAAGCTTTTCTAATTGGATGCGATTTCGTTTATGAACTCCTGGCACTGTTTCCTGAGCGCTAAGGGTCCTGTGGAGGAAGCTGGTGTCCGGGTCAGGATGTTGGAGTGTTTCTGTCATGTTGTCTCCTGGCAGTTGcggagtttctggtctaatttctaggtctttgatccactttgagctgatttttgggcagggtgagagacagggatctaGCTTCATTCTTCCCCAATGCATCTGCATTTTTCCTGTGCCATTTATTAAGAAGCCTATCTTTTCTCCCAGCCAAGCCTTTGTCATCGAGGTCTCTGCAGTTCAGCAAGCTCGCCACCCCACACCACGGCTGCTCTGCTGCTTCTCTGTGCTGTTGGGCACCTGCCGTTTCCTGCAACTCATGCTCAGGCTTGGTTTTCATC
This genomic interval from Marmota flaviventris isolate mMarFla1 chromosome 5 unlocalized genomic scaffold, mMarFla1.hap1 SUPER_5_unloc_1, whole genome shotgun sequence contains the following:
- the LOC114079511 gene encoding olfactory receptor 2T27-like, coding for MEENETSTDFVLLGLFPRFGHPSLLVLIILLLYTMAFAGNSTLLLLIWLDPRLQAPMYFLLSQLSVIDLAYISSTVPKMLANHFSGKRSISFLACAAQMFAFLTLGLAECILLTLMAYDRYVAVCNPLRYTVLMSPKVCLQMAVSAWAGGALAALVHTVYPMHFPICGSREIDHYFCEMPAILRMSCVDTSVYEMVKFVSTIVFLLVPFLLILASYTVIFLTVLRMNSRKGRNKALATCSSHLTVVSLYFGQAIFIYMTPSSAHTPEQDQIGAVLGTIVTPTLNPLIYSLRNKEVVGALRKCLGRGCSCSQECSSLNFQRSHLHLTS